In a genomic window of Hyphomonas sp.:
- a CDS encoding M20 family peptidase, with the protein MLKKILLGLVALVVILLAVILFRTFTYGGTATGERVELPAAPEVSADRAANHLAEAIRFRTITVATGDPRPGQEGPWLDLHNWLETTYPAAHSAMNRELVPGTLTLLYTWQGSDASLDPLLLMAHQDVVPVNIGTEDDWTGAPFAGDIVDGYVYGRGALDDKGSLVALMEAADALAASGFQPKRTVYFMFGHDEEISGSGAEAGIALLKSRNISPVMALDEGFAIIDPSPLTGKPMAYIGVSEKGYVTLTLTALAEGGHSSTPPRDSAAVRLSRAIVALDENQMPADFSKPPVSDLFRVSAPDLPFIQKMAFANLWLFKGQVDSAMADIPAGNAMVRTTTAPTMLVGSAKENVLAQRAMATVNFRVHPNNTVEDVVNHVKAVTSGIKGIEVTVAEGGISGSEASPVSPTDNKAYAVLASVAEAAGGGAPVAPGLVLGATDARYASAITDSVYRFAPSVLSPTDLTGFHGTNERLAVENMKRLSEGYAQIILAMDDGD; encoded by the coding sequence ATGCTGAAGAAAATCCTGTTGGGGCTCGTCGCGCTGGTCGTGATTCTGCTGGCGGTCATCCTGTTCCGCACATTCACCTATGGCGGTACAGCCACCGGCGAACGGGTGGAGCTGCCTGCCGCACCGGAGGTTTCCGCCGACAGGGCGGCCAATCATCTGGCAGAGGCCATTCGCTTTCGCACGATTACGGTCGCCACGGGCGACCCCCGCCCCGGACAGGAAGGCCCGTGGCTGGACCTGCACAACTGGCTGGAAACCACCTACCCCGCCGCCCACAGCGCGATGAACCGGGAACTCGTGCCCGGCACGCTGACCCTGCTCTACACATGGCAGGGCTCCGACGCGTCCCTCGATCCGCTCTTGCTGATGGCGCACCAGGATGTCGTGCCCGTGAACATCGGCACGGAAGATGACTGGACCGGCGCACCCTTTGCCGGGGACATCGTGGACGGCTATGTCTATGGACGCGGCGCCCTTGATGACAAGGGCAGCCTGGTCGCCCTGATGGAAGCGGCAGACGCACTCGCCGCCAGCGGCTTCCAGCCGAAGCGCACCGTCTATTTCATGTTCGGTCATGATGAAGAGATTTCCGGCTCCGGCGCAGAGGCCGGAATCGCCTTGCTGAAATCCCGTAACATCTCCCCCGTCATGGCGCTGGACGAGGGCTTTGCGATCATCGATCCGTCCCCGCTGACCGGCAAGCCCATGGCCTATATCGGCGTGTCGGAAAAGGGCTATGTCACCCTCACCCTGACAGCATTGGCCGAAGGCGGGCACTCTTCCACACCGCCGCGTGACTCTGCGGCGGTGCGCCTGTCGCGCGCCATCGTTGCCCTGGATGAGAACCAGATGCCGGCGGATTTCTCGAAACCTCCGGTCTCGGACCTGTTCCGCGTTTCCGCACCGGACCTGCCCTTCATCCAGAAAATGGCCTTCGCAAATCTCTGGCTGTTCAAGGGCCAGGTCGATTCCGCCATGGCAGACATCCCGGCGGGCAATGCCATGGTCCGTACCACGACCGCGCCGACCATGCTGGTCGGATCGGCAAAGGAAAATGTGCTGGCCCAGCGCGCAATGGCGACCGTGAACTTCCGGGTCCACCCGAACAATACGGTCGAAGACGTGGTCAATCATGTGAAGGCGGTGACGTCCGGCATCAAGGGCATTGAGGTCACCGTGGCCGAAGGCGGCATCAGCGGAAGCGAAGCCTCGCCGGTCTCGCCTACCGACAACAAGGCCTATGCCGTGCTGGCCAGCGTTGCAGAGGCCGCCGGTGGCGGCGCCCCGGTCGCTCCGGGCCTCGTCCTCGGCGCAACCGATGCCCGCTATGCCAGCGCAATCACCGACAGCGTCTACCGCTTCGCCCCGTCCGTACTCAGCCCCACCGACCTGACCGGCTTTCACGGCACGAATGAGCGGCTCGCTGTCGAAAACATGAAGCGTCTGTCCGAAGGCTATGCGCAGATCATTCTCGCAATGGATGACGGGGACTGA
- a CDS encoding oxygenase MpaB family protein — MAPSIAQVHERIALQKSALPVMYGDVDFSATPERYTERVEESSLPKSLRHLPPPPADMVERVKAYTMLGDITADAYAALMGEYGFKRLVDMLTTACDHGIEAVPDAPKELVALIREMETKPDWLDMDLVREGARLNRLPMAVTSPWMIRGAFLATFLNKYTALPMAMTGTLGHSTASRRVNETATFFTVTTLPGALEPRGEGFKAAAMVRLMHSMVRFNILRRMKSWDKSVYGIPVPQVDQMPAGLIDVFLLAYQMLDEGRTEFTEEERARVEFSRYRCYLLGLPEDLLMDTPQGIVDIMNARGASIREGFDDETCGTLVRATLEAYLPPDRKPGHRIFNALEKRLARLVLVKHFLNGDAERARRIGVPVGPTEYAVAAVLFPYIAAKMALYRFALSVPGLCKVADRRLTARIRRLLKRYGHAEFTSDAEAYRPAVPVAA, encoded by the coding sequence ATGGCCCCATCGATCGCGCAGGTCCATGAGCGCATCGCGCTTCAGAAATCGGCCCTCCCGGTCATGTATGGGGATGTGGATTTTTCTGCAACACCCGAACGCTATACCGAACGCGTGGAGGAGAGTTCGCTGCCGAAATCGCTGCGGCACCTGCCGCCTCCGCCAGCCGACATGGTCGAGCGGGTAAAAGCCTACACGATGCTGGGCGACATCACGGCGGATGCCTATGCAGCCCTGATGGGGGAGTATGGCTTCAAGCGTCTGGTCGACATGCTGACGACGGCATGTGACCACGGCATCGAGGCCGTGCCGGATGCGCCGAAGGAACTGGTCGCGCTGATCAGGGAAATGGAGACCAAGCCGGACTGGCTGGACATGGATCTGGTGCGTGAAGGCGCCCGCCTGAACCGTTTGCCGATGGCCGTGACATCGCCCTGGATGATCCGGGGCGCATTCCTGGCCACCTTCCTGAACAAGTATACGGCCCTGCCCATGGCGATGACCGGCACGCTGGGCCATTCGACCGCCTCGCGCCGGGTCAACGAGACGGCCACCTTCTTCACCGTCACCACTCTGCCCGGCGCGCTGGAACCGCGCGGGGAGGGATTCAAGGCGGCGGCCATGGTGCGCCTGATGCATTCCATGGTCCGGTTCAACATCCTGCGCCGCATGAAAAGCTGGGACAAGTCTGTCTACGGTATTCCAGTGCCGCAGGTGGACCAGATGCCGGCGGGCCTGATCGACGTGTTCCTGCTGGCCTATCAGATGCTGGATGAAGGACGGACGGAGTTCACCGAGGAGGAACGGGCCCGGGTCGAGTTCAGCCGCTATCGCTGCTACCTGCTGGGTCTGCCCGAGGATTTGCTGATGGACACGCCGCAAGGCATTGTCGACATCATGAATGCACGCGGCGCGTCCATTCGCGAAGGGTTTGACGACGAGACCTGCGGCACGCTGGTCCGGGCAACGCTTGAGGCCTATTTGCCGCCGGACCGGAAGCCGGGGCATCGCATCTTCAATGCACTGGAAAAGCGGCTGGCCCGGCTGGTCCTGGTGAAGCACTTCCTGAATGGCGATGCGGAGCGCGCGCGGCGGATTGGTGTGCCTGTGGGGCCGACCGAGTATGCCGTTGCGGCGGTGCTGTTTCCCTATATTGCGGCAAAGATGGCGCTGTACCGGTTTGCGCTGTCCGTACCCGGATTGTGCAAGGTTGCGGACCGTCGCCTGACGGCGCGCATCCGGCGGCTGCTGAAGCGCTACGGGCACGCAGAATTTACATCAGATGCTGAAGCTTACCGTCCGGCAGTACCCGTGGCTGCGTGA
- a CDS encoding TetR/AcrR family transcriptional regulator: MTDKKRRKPRQARAQATVEAILEATFQLLEADGLTNLTTNHIAERAGVSIGTLYQYFSDRDAILLALSQRQSDSVRKKITELVLENPETSGVRAIIRALMNGPTGSHQTRLILSDVLFRSGGSDVMSRQHFAFLESISGRLSFDFPHGREAAFILTHAVVQLLRAAAAEPELELDPAVLEDELVHLLESYIENLTRRVGEPAA; encoded by the coding sequence GTGACTGATAAGAAAAGAAGAAAACCCCGCCAGGCGCGTGCGCAGGCCACTGTGGAGGCCATTCTGGAGGCGACGTTTCAGCTTTTGGAGGCGGACGGCCTCACAAACCTGACCACCAATCACATCGCCGAGCGGGCCGGGGTCAGCATCGGAACCCTGTACCAGTATTTCTCGGACCGCGACGCCATCCTCCTCGCGCTGAGCCAGCGCCAGAGTGACAGCGTCCGAAAGAAAATCACGGAACTCGTGCTCGAGAATCCCGAGACATCCGGCGTGCGGGCAATCATTCGCGCCTTGATGAACGGCCCCACCGGCTCCCACCAGACGCGCCTCATCCTGTCGGACGTCCTGTTCCGCTCCGGTGGCAGCGACGTGATGAGCCGCCAGCATTTTGCCTTCCTCGAATCGATCAGTGGACGCCTGAGTTTCGACTTCCCGCATGGGCGCGAGGCCGCCTTCATCCTGACGCATGCCGTGGTGCAATTGCTCCGCGCGGCGGCTGCCGAACCGGAACTGGAACTGGACCCCGCCGTGCTGGAAGACGAACTGGTCCATCTCCTGGAAAGCTATATCGAGAATCTCACTCGGCGCGTCGGCGAGCCGGCCGCCTAG
- the uvrC gene encoding excinuclease ABC subunit UvrC has translation MTPTDSGAAPLRGIDVIKDNLKRLPAKPGVYRMFGEHDDVLYVGKARDLKARVSNYARLGGHTQRIARMISMTRRMEFVVTETETEALLLEASLIKSLKPRFNVLLRDDKSFPYILIRRDHEAPQIKKYRGSKMDQGDYFGPFASAGSVMRTLDTLQKAFLLRTCEDSVYSVRTRPCMLHQIKRCAAPCVGLIPTEDYQALADQAADFLRGKGADLQKRLAAEMEAAAEDMEFERAARLRDRIRALAHVRASQDVNPDDIEEADVFAIEMDGGVSCVQVFFIRAGQNWGATAHYPRHEREQTPEEVLAAFLVQFYDKRPPPKLILVNRMPDQAELISDALELKAGRKVEVRRPERGGKKDLVAQAARNASEALSRKLAETASQARLLAEVAKVFELDAPPERIEIYDNSHIQGTNAVGGMVVAGPEGFMKNAYRKFNIKDTAIEPGDDYGMMREVMRRRFARALKEREEGNGANWPDLVLIDGGLGQLNAVIDALGEIGVTPDDVNLVSIAKGVDRNAGREQFFRPGRAPFKLPETAPVLYYLQRLRDEAHRWAIGAHRAKRSAAIKSSPLDEIEGVGPARKKALLHHFGSAKGVSRAKVADLMDVDGVNEALAERIWGHFNSG, from the coding sequence ATGACCCCGACTGATTCCGGCGCAGCTCCCCTGAGGGGCATCGACGTCATCAAGGACAATCTCAAACGCCTGCCGGCGAAGCCGGGCGTGTATCGCATGTTCGGCGAACATGACGATGTGCTGTATGTGGGCAAGGCGCGGGACCTCAAGGCGCGGGTGTCGAATTATGCGCGGCTGGGCGGGCATACCCAGCGGATCGCCCGCATGATCTCCATGACGCGGCGGATGGAGTTCGTCGTCACGGAGACCGAGACCGAGGCGCTGTTGCTGGAAGCGAGCCTGATCAAGAGCCTGAAGCCGCGCTTCAACGTGCTGCTGCGCGATGACAAATCCTTTCCCTACATTCTCATCCGCCGTGACCATGAGGCGCCGCAGATCAAGAAGTATCGCGGCTCGAAGATGGATCAGGGGGATTATTTCGGCCCGTTTGCCAGCGCCGGCTCCGTGATGCGGACGCTCGACACGCTGCAGAAGGCCTTCCTGCTGCGTACCTGCGAGGACAGTGTCTACAGCGTGCGGACCCGGCCGTGCATGCTGCACCAGATCAAGCGCTGTGCGGCGCCCTGTGTCGGCCTGATCCCGACCGAGGACTATCAGGCGCTGGCCGATCAGGCGGCGGACTTCCTGCGCGGGAAGGGGGCCGACCTGCAAAAGCGGCTGGCGGCCGAGATGGAAGCGGCTGCCGAGGACATGGAGTTTGAACGGGCGGCCCGGTTGCGCGACCGGATCCGGGCGCTGGCGCATGTCCGTGCCAGCCAGGATGTGAACCCGGACGATATCGAGGAAGCGGACGTGTTCGCCATCGAAATGGATGGCGGCGTCTCCTGTGTGCAGGTCTTCTTCATCCGGGCCGGACAGAATTGGGGCGCGACGGCCCATTATCCGCGGCATGAACGCGAGCAGACGCCGGAGGAGGTGCTGGCGGCCTTCCTGGTGCAGTTCTACGACAAGCGGCCGCCGCCGAAACTGATCCTGGTGAACCGCATGCCGGACCAGGCGGAGCTGATTTCGGACGCGCTGGAACTGAAGGCGGGACGCAAGGTGGAAGTGCGCCGGCCCGAGCGCGGCGGCAAGAAGGATCTGGTGGCCCAGGCGGCGCGCAATGCCAGCGAGGCCCTGTCGCGCAAGCTGGCCGAGACGGCGAGCCAGGCGCGCCTGCTGGCGGAAGTGGCGAAAGTGTTCGAACTGGACGCGCCGCCGGAGCGGATCGAGATCTACGACAATTCCCACATCCAGGGCACGAATGCTGTGGGCGGCATGGTGGTGGCCGGGCCGGAAGGCTTCATGAAGAACGCCTATCGCAAGTTCAACATCAAGGACACGGCCATCGAGCCGGGCGATGATTACGGCATGATGCGCGAAGTGATGCGCCGCCGGTTTGCCCGCGCCCTGAAGGAACGCGAAGAGGGCAATGGCGCGAACTGGCCGGACCTTGTCCTGATCGATGGCGGGCTGGGCCAGTTGAACGCCGTGATCGATGCGCTGGGGGAAATTGGTGTGACCCCGGACGATGTCAATCTGGTCTCCATCGCCAAGGGCGTGGACCGCAATGCCGGGCGCGAGCAATTCTTCCGTCCGGGCCGGGCGCCGTTCAAGTTGCCGGAAACGGCGCCGGTGCTGTATTACCTGCAGCGGTTGCGCGACGAGGCCCACCGCTGGGCCATCGGGGCGCACCGGGCCAAGCGGTCCGCCGCGATCAAATCCTCCCCGCTGGACGAGATCGAGGGCGTCGGCCCCGCGCGCAAGAAGGCGCTGCTGCACCATTTCGGATCGGCCAAGGGCGTCTCGCGGGCCAAGGTGGCCGACCTGATGGATGTCGACGGCGTCAACGAGGCGCTGGCCGAGCGCATCTGGGGTCATTTCAACAGCGGCTAG